The Pocillopora verrucosa isolate sample1 chromosome 9, ASM3666991v2, whole genome shotgun sequence genome includes the window attaAGACTTTTCCTTAGAATTAATCTttgataattaaaaagaaataataaagtTGTTCCACAAAACTTTTAGAATTTTCCATCTGAAGTAGTACAGAGTTCGTATCTCTTAAAATAAGGAATGCTAGAGGTGGGCTTATAATTggattaatcataaccattacatttcctcaaatgtgatgGAGCATTTTCAGcctcatttttcactaatcattctgtacagttgtaattggacagtgtaattgGGCAGTTGTctgtaattggacacctgtaatcagacaattgaagcagccaatcatactaagtccactcaacaaaatccaccaatcacagaattgatcacaataaccatggcaacaaccacttatttaaagaaaaactttggaattttcaattccataaattttaaaagtgagGAACATTAAACTCGAGATATTGTCTCCACTAGAGATAAATTATTTGTTCAagatgtatttgtttatttggaaattttaatggttatgattaatagGTAACaagactttgtgttgtccaattctgtaatcactcgtatgattacagaccaaattggactccgCTCAGTCCTTTTACcattatacatttttttgtttacactcAGATGGTCCTATAACCAGGGAGGGTGGGGAGGGGCCAGCTTATGAGTTGCAGGGTACTGTATGATATTTGATAAAGCACACTGTGCTTCTAAATCATCTCAGTCATGTGATTGTTTTTGTGCTAGGTAATTACAACTCCTGGGGACCCTAACACCTTCCTTAGCTGTGGGGAAGATGGCACAGTCAGACTGTTTGACCTGCGAACCAAGACAAAATGTTTATGCCGAGATTGTAAAGAGGTTTGTTAGGTTACAGAAACTTATcaccatgaaaattttccacttGTATTGTATTTAAGATCAACTGAATGTGTTCCTCATTAACTTTATTCagtaaaaatgacattttttgagaaagttgttttgttgtctTGTAGTGAGCATGGTACAGAGAAAAAATGCTAAGTCCACCTGAGAGAATTGAATCAAAACCTTTTGGATTCTGTCATGCTCTTGAGAAGATGATGCAACATCTTACTCTTTCACATTTAGTTAGCAAGCCTAAAATTTATCATCCACTATATTCCATTTCCTCAAAATTAATGAAGTATTTGTAGTTAAATGCTCATCAAATCAGGACAAAAATTATCCAAGATTTCTAGAAATTCACCAAAAACACCAAACACAGGTCTATTATGTggtttaatttgctttattttgtagATTAGATTTGGTGTAAAAAACTTGCTctgctaaaaaaaacaaaactgaaagatttttttagCTCTTGgatcttgaaatatttctcgtgAGTTATGTCAAATAAGGGATTTTAGACACAATCAAGGCTCCAAAACGTCTTGCCTCAGTCGTTCAAAGGTTGGATattgctatccagtggataaatcaCTATACGGTGGACAACGCCATACATTCTGCAATCACTCATCTGCcagatagcaatttatccgttTGATAGCATTATCCACTCCTCATACAACTGAACCCtggatttcatttattttgtgaaGTGGTTTAAAATTTCCAATTGCCTTTTCTTGTTATGTGAGAAAAAGAGCATGAAACAAAGAGAAATGGAATTTTGATTtgagataaaactgaaaatggAGATGTGGATTACAGTGTGGTGTGTGGTTGAGTGGTTTGGGCCCCAAGCTTGTAATCTGGTGATCCTGTGTTCAAGTCCTCCAACCCTGTTACTCGCTGGATTTGTTCTTGGTTGCCCCAAACTCAACTCCCCTGCTGCACTTTGTCTATAGCCAAGTAGCCTGCCTCCTGCCTGCCTATTACACTATTTTCATgttcattttatattttaatatttttaaatcagttagACTTGTATAAACCTACACCTTGGTTGCCCTAGAATTATGGAATTGGTTATGGTTAGATTTAAGGGTTTCAGTACAATTTTCATGTGGagtcactgattttttttactattgTGTTGAAGGAGCCCctcatatttttctcttgtcCTAACACAGGACATTCTGATAGACTGCGGTAAAGCAATCACATCCATCAATCTGAATCCCATCATGCCGTATCATCTGGGTGTTGGCTGTGAAGACAGCACTGTACGAGTGTTTGATAGACGTGCACTGAGCAGTAGCAGCACCAACAAGATGAATGGAATGTTCTGTCAGTTTAGACCAGATTCACTCAATGGTAGAACATGTCGCGTCACTTCACTTCATTACAGGTGTGAAAATTGTTTATCAGCTAATCaagtttgctgaaaaatgtTGTGATTGTACTGTCTGTTCCTGTGTTTGGATAAATACCTTAGTTACTAGATACtctgtattttatttgttagcaCACCCTTGACCGCAGTCACGTGATTATCCATATGTATCAAATGTGTAAGGCACTTGGTCTGATTCATGCGTGAGTCACGCATTACTCTCTAATAGTATATCGAACCCTAATGCACAGCAGTGATTTTAAAGTAAATACAACTTAGCAAAAATTCAAGTGTATGATTACAAATTACTTTCACGAATTTTCTTGGTCTATAATATTCATCTTGTCAGTATTTCGAATTATATGAGGCCATATGTTCCAGCTTGTTGTGAAAAATCAAACGAGGTTTTAGATCTCTTTCTCTTTAAATAATTCATAGATATTTCAGAGGAGGccaagaaaagatgaaatacGAAAATGGCTGACCGTCTATACACTTCGTTTACACCAATTGTCAACTTTCAAAGGTTTTACTTTGTACAATTAAGCAGATGTTTCCTCTATGGACCTTGCATGAAAAGCTTTGGAGCATTGATAAGCAATTAAGTCTCAATAAATaacttggaaaaatatttatgacTCTTGTTTAGGGGAATACACTGCACACCAACTTTACATGTCTCCAGGCGCGTGTTAAACTTCTATGCTCTTCCTTTTCTAGCCCTGATGGTAGTGAACTCCTTGTGAGTTACTGTGCTGATTATGTCTACCTATTTACCTTACGCGGAAGTAAACAGCTTCGCTCTACACACGACGATGACCTGGAGGGTGGATACTCCAACGGTAGCAACGGTCATCGGAATGTACCACCACTGAAACGTCTGCGCCTGCGAGGAGATTGGTCAGATACAGGTCCCAATGCCAGGCCTGAAAGTGAACACCCTTCCCCAGAAAACTCCCTGATGCAGCGTATGTCCGATATGTTTGCACGCTGGCTTGAAGAATCGTTTCGCGCCGGACAGCGTCACAGAGCCCGAACATCATCGTCGCGCTCGACGTCGGTGTCATCTACAACATCATCTTCGTCGATGTCTTCGTCGCCGCCATCTTATATGTCTAGTAGCTCATCAGAGTCAAGCGGAGCTTCGGGTTTGTTTGGAGAGGAACCGAGGTGGCGTTGGAGTCGTGAGCGGAATTCCGAGGTGCCCCAAAGTAGAAAGGGAGTGAGGGTAGGTGAATCAGGCGGAGCTTCTGTGGAAATGGAGTCAGAATCAGCGGCGAGTTTAGATGATGCCAACAGAACTGGCCAGGAGAGATTAAACGTTTCTAGCACCAAATCTGTCGAGCTTATTCCTCACTGTGAAAAGGAATTTGAAAGTGTTCCTAGAACTACTGAATCGACAACCTATGTCAATGATACTATGGCAGCCGCCGCTGAAAATAATACAGGAGCAAGCGAAACCTCAACGATAGCAATCGAAAGTAAAGACACAGAGAATGTGCCAAGTAGCCATCGATTATCTCAACAAATGGACCAGTCAAAAGTAAAAGACTCACATTCGAACACTTTAGTAAAAACGAAAAGTAAAGACAGTTCTTCACCAGCTACGCAAGAAACCACCCGCCCAAGCCGTACGCACGCGGATCCAACGTCTCAAGAGGAACCAAGAGACGAACGAAATCCAGGCGTAAGTGGCGATGAAGGCGTTGCTCTTCCGGAACACACCTCAGCGGCTACTCGAATTCAGCGCGTTTATAGACTTCATAAGAAGGCAAAGTCAAGTACGGAGTGTGAAGGAAAGGATCTTTGGATTCCAGAAATGACACGAGTCTACAAGGGCCATCGTAATGCACGAACAATGGTTAGTGTACCTTACACAATGTCTCTTTTAACctgaattgaaattaaattaaacatcAAGGTCTTAAGCTTGCGCAAGCCTCCCGATGAGCGCATAGGAAGATTCCTGGACACAACTTCAGCTCAGAAAGGCAACTTGGCTCTGACAGCCTGAAAACGCGCCACCTCGCTTATACAACGTTCGCATATGTGCACTCATTTGACCGCTGTGCTAACACAATGACTCGACCTGCTCTTCAGTGAAGATATCTCGATCTAAAGTGTAGTGCGCTGTACTGAATGTTAGTCTATCGCGTTTCTCACTCACGAAAATTAGGAAGTGATTTATTTGGAAGACCGAACCGGAATTGTTCGAATTACTTTGAGGGATAAAACGGAATCTTAATTTTGCTTGCTTACACTCTGTAGATCAAAGAGGCTAATTTTTGGGGCGATGACTACGTTCTTAGTGGAAGTGATTGTGGTCGAATCTTCATCTGGGAAAAATACAGTGCCGAGTTGGTGATGATTCTTCAGGGTGATAAACACGTGGTCAACTGTGTTCAGCCGCACCCATATGACCCAAGTAAGCCATCTGTTACACTGGTCAACATGTCTTGTACATCCTTTCGTGCCTTCTACATCAGATAAGAATTTGTAATAATTTGTATGATAAGCTTACTTCAGCGGCAAAATAGAAAAAGGTGATGTAATTATAGATTTAGCAGTTGCGGACGATTATCAGGGCTTCATATTTCAAACAAAGTTATGGCTTCTCCTCCATAGGAGGTAGTAgccataaaaattaaaacatcttgCGCAAATTGAATCCGGAGTTTTCTGTGAAGATATATAGGGAAGCAGAAGTGGCTCGGTGGCGAGAGAACGCTTCTCTGTCTATGTTAAGCGCAAGCTATAAATAACGCTGCGAAAAGAGCGGTGAAGCACGCGGGATTCGCCGCTCGTGCTGTGGCGCTAATTAGAGCCTGATTACAGTCTAGGACCTGGGCTGATTTTGAAACAGGTTCTCGTtctttttcaaggattttcctTCGGGTTCTTTAGATTTGCTCTCTCTACGAAAGGCGACGCTCCAAATTCTGATTTCGAACTGGAAAACAGTGGATGCAGAGCAACCTAGAGGAAATGCCACTGCCTAATTACAAATTGTATCTCTAGGTATTGTTTTTATCCATGAAAAGAAATTCTGCCATCTTTGTGAATggagtgaaaaacaaaacaatagagacaaaacaaattgaGGTTTTAGGACAATTAACTCCACATTCATTTCAACAGTTCTGGCATCAAGTGGAATTGATTATGATATAAAACTTTGGACGCCTTCTGCCAAGGAACCCATGGAACCTAAAGACAAGGATGAGGTTTGTGTGCGATTTTTTCTTGCCTTTAGACAACGATGAAGAACGTATCCAGTGGAGTCCTGCCTTCTGTATAATTGCTataaattttgttctctttgtaGATAATTGGTCGTAACGAGAAAATGTTGGAGGAGAGTAGAGATACCATAACAGTACCGGCCTCTTTCATGATACGTATGCTGGCCTCTCTGAATCATGCCAGGTTTGGTAGGTCATTAAGGCTAGAATTCGTCAGCTTGCGAGCAGGCTCTCGTCATTATTAGCGCAGCAGGACGTGTGTATCTCCGCCCTAGGGAAGGGAAGATTTGAGGCGAGTCAGGAAGAAGTTTACCGAGGGTCTGGCACTCAAAATGATCAGTGCTCTATCCCTTGCAAACCTCTTGCCAGGTCGTGTTACTCGAAGCCTCATTCGTTTCCGTGGGCGACGAAAACAGTCGTGCCAAAGCGCTAAAAATGAGGGCGTGCTTGCAGGCGAAGAATTGCTGGACGCGTTCTCTTCTGTTTCTACtcaacccttaactcccagaagtgattaacaagtaacttctcctaaAAATATCCATGCACAATCCAGCAAAGAGGTCATGAGAACACTCAAATTCATCGGGTACaggctgttatcttgatctaacatcaagtcctcataactaacttacaaggaaatgtgtagctgctagaggggagaattgacaagctgatcttgggagttaagcGGTTAAGCAATACAATAAGACATTCTCAGGTTTTAAATAGTCTCATCTAGGGCACTTAAAAGAATTCAGGAAAATAATGCAAATCCTAGACGCAGTTCCATCACATCTATCGACCTATGAAAGCGTGCGTACTatcttagttattttataaacacAAATATTGCGGCGAGTCACATGATTGATAAGATTCCACTGATGAGGACTATCAcgtcaataattatttttcttaaccaGTTAGGAAGTTTTTGGAGTGGAACTGAAATCCCAGACGATCTTGTCGTGCATCACGAACAGACATGTGATTACGATATGTTTCCTTTACACGTTACAGGTCAGCGGACTCAAGATGACGAAACCGACTCTGATTTGAGTGACGATTGAATTATGTGACGTGCTGTGCTGATCACCAGACTGTCACGCAACTCATCTGATTGTTGTCGAGTTGGTTACTCTTACTTTTTTTCCGGGAATAGATATATATTGGGCTATGTTTGTCACCTCAATGCAGCAAATGGGTTTAAAGTTTATCCAATGTGAGATATtacttttttttgaaaagaaaagaaacaattactgTTCCTTTTCAGTCTGTTTAACTGTGGTGGAAATTATCGCAAGTTTCTTTCGAAACATTTTACGTTAGCCCTACTTCGTAACAAGAGCAGAGAGCTTTTCTGAACTAGCGTTCTATGGTTCGTTATAGTATATGCGATAGTAGTTGGAAACGTTAGTGAGTTaagtgttgaaaatatttttcacttcGAACACTTCAGTGTACAGGTTTGTTCTCCTTTAGCCCTCTCATAAGGAGAGCAACATCTTTCAAATTTCATCTGCTGAGCTTGGGTCAGTTGAAGTATAATGAGGCCTTTGGTTGTCAGgggtaatttttcttttgatcttaTAAGAAAGGAGTTAGCTTTGTGGGTTATTTCATTATATGTAATCGTGATCGATGGTGGATTTGTAAATAGTTTGCATACTAGATGAAAAACGTTGTGTAAATTTATGAAATCTTGTACATACTGTAGATATTattaaaagatgttttggtttttgtctGGAAAGGAAGGATACCGTTGCTTGAATTTTCGTTCCCCATCACCATCTGTGTGCTGCTACGTTTCATGCTGTTTTACTTTGTGAAGTGCGGCCAGCAGTTTGTTAATAACGAAGGCATTATTATGGTGATACAAATACTGCAGGGATGATTAGAACCGAAACTTCTGCTCTCGTAATGTAATCAATAAATTCAGTGAATAATAGCGTCTTCGACATGTGAACTTTGAATCTTCAGATCCAGCCCCTGATATCTCAAAGCTACAACTTTTGAACCAGAATCCAAATTATTTCGAGAATTGTAAgcaataaaatcaaattaaagacGTATTTCAACTGCACTCACGAATCAGAGTACCGTATCCTCCAAACTGCGTTTGTACAGCCCCTTTTCTGTAAGTATGATTACTTTTAGTGAAGACTCCAGCGAATGTACTTGAGTCAACTAGTTATACACAATTGTTATCAAATGATGCCAATTCACCTGTCTAATTTAGGTCTGTTACTAGTGATACGGTACAACCTTAAAGACAAAATTTACCATTTGCGCCAAGTGCCGAATTCCCGCCTATAATCAGGCGAGCAACCTTAGCCAACTTTTACTTGAAATCGAGCTACTTTTTCCATAATTAAATCCAAAGGCACCAAAAAGACTCTCAACCACgcattttttttcgaaatcgTACACCTGCCTGCCTTCTCACTGTTACCTAGCTGGTTTATTCAGTTCCCCGAATAGCACACGCTCTCATCGGGGTCACATGACCTTCAACAGTGAAACTGCCTCCCTGTCAAAAGTCGCTGACCGAGGAAAATGGCAAAATCTTTGACGTCAGAGGGTAACAGTGCGATGTTGACCGACATGCACGCGTGCAAAGCGTGATTGAAGCATTGTAGTTTTGCGCTCTTACGAGCCAACCTGTAATTTATCAGTACATGTTCGTTTTGTTTTCACATTGTGTCTCCTAATTTCCTCGTCGTGCCACATAACGAATCACTTACCGACTGGTTCCCTGGAAAactgttcattttgttttccttggatcttaactttttaacttccatgaatgaccaagacagaatttctcctttcaatgtcaatacaatatcacgcagataagtgatgagaataaagaaaattttcaaccaggggattactagttgatccaataccaaattctttaaactaacATCACACAAGAACTGTgtggcagaaagtaaggagaatttctaattagatttggggagttaaagggttaacaaataaaACCGTTTCTCTTGGGAAGAGTtattaaatgtttgtttttttcctttttccttctttttcacttttcttttcttttttttttttactattactATTGCCACGTGGTATTGGCATTGCAACTCTATCGCTTAATTGGTTCCCAGACTCAAGCGAAAATTCAGCAGCGCGGTTCTTGGGTATATCGTGAGTTTCTTGGTAACCTTTCTAAAAACCTCAAGCCCATCTTTCGTCAACGCGTATAACTTCATTTCGTCCTCAGTTTCACCCGGAAAACTGAGAACCTCCCGGGGACCAAAAGGGACCACGATTAACTAATCGGTGAACTTCACCGACCAAAAAAGCCGTGGGCTCAGATAAAATCTTTCTCAATTCTCTAACTTTTACACGGCCCCAGGGTTGAAAGTACCAGTGGCTTGCCATACCTTGGTTTTAAGTGCTTTTGTTGTCTCTTTTCTCGTAATCTGAGGATATATTTAGTGGAATTTTGAGCTGATATGGACGTGCATGACTTCATTATTCTCTCTACTGCTAAGCTGCTGGAATTAAACTGCTTTATCAAGCTGTGAGGTAAGTTTATTGCTATATTTTGCTTTGTCTCCGAGGCCGGAAGCTAAAACTGTGATAGccagaaaaaaagaattccGCCCTCCTCTTTAATTCTACCGTTCATCACCGAACGAGTAATGTGACCTATCTTTGTAGAAGTGTGTGTTAATAGAATTACAGTGATCCAGTAGATACTGATATGGTTTGCATCGACCTAACAAATAtaaagatattttcaatttttgaagcaaattatCGTAGGTCAGaagatttcatttcagttgCAATTCATGGAAACCGATAAGTATTATAAATAAAAGGTTAGCcaacgcgaaaaaaaaacatcttatcAAAGCCTTGCCGatgaaaaactgagaaaaacataTGATATGTGAATTTTCTGACGAAAATAGCGATGATAGatattgtcaatttttttattttagtctCGTGACCTGTTGTTTATCAAACCACGATTTGATTGGTCGCTTTTGCAGGTAGCTGTCACCCTTAACTGAACCCAGTTTAGTTACATTATGTATATGGCCGGACATAATGGGTTCTCTTGTGCTTAGTCAGAGGAAGATTCTTGTTGTCAGAGCGTTAGGCCGCATATTTTCGCACTTTGAGTCTTCAATGAATAGACACATTCTTTCTTTTCTGGTGTAGTTTGTCTCACCCAGTGAAAGAGGGAATGGATCGTAATCTATCAAATGAATTATCAGATGGTTATATTATGGTAACTAAGGTTGATCGATGCGAATATGTACCGATCATCATCGATGCGCACCGAATATGAACTCGCAAATGCTCAGAAATTTTCGGCAACTGATCATAAACCATATGTGGTACCACGCAATACGTCAACTCTTACTGAGACTCCATAATTTTTTCGCTAGGGAAGGAATTCTTGAATTACGTCAAAACCCCAATTAGACagtatttaaataaaacaaagaagcTTGTGAAATTCGCCTCGCTTTCAACAAGAGGCTCAATTGACTCGGGGCGCCATTCAAGTATCTGGAAGCCGGGCAGGTGGTCGAGTCACGTTGACGCTAAAATTCTTTTCAGGCCTCCCATCTGCAATGTCTTTAGTTGTAACTCTCCtacgaggatcatttctttacttggACTTAGACAGAGTAATTACTTCGACGAGGGAACACAAAGGCAAGTAGCCATTTTCTGTCTATTTCCGCTCCTGGACCCATGACCAAAGGTAAAAATCTCATCTTATCAATTGGTGTTTACAGCTGAGCTCTTCAGTACCAGCCAAAGCTAGCTCTCTGTTCTACTCGGGTCCCTGACTTCCTTTACGCCTTGCAAGCTTTACACAGTTGTTATGTTCAGTCCACTGCAAATGTCGCACGCTGTCTGTTCACACCTAAGAAGTTAGGTACTTGATTGTTTATTGTTCGTGGTGCCCTTCTTCTTAACTATTCAATGGCAGTTTGGGAAAATTTGTCTCAATCAAActctttgtaatatttttgctTCTTAACTCCTCGGCTTAATGATACTGGTTCAGCTGCGAAGCAATTTGCATCCAGTATGCCAATGATCTTTACCTAAGGTCAAGGTCAAGTTCAAGTTCACTTCAACGCAataataaacattaat containing:
- the LOC131793671 gene encoding DDB1- and CUL4-associated factor 6-like; translation: MQNRTTLHHNLQRRVYGNLPPGMLMKRARGSKYLLQCLQKETALTGHEGCVNSIAWNESGSYLLSGADDCRLNIYQPTKRKLLHSIRSGHRANIFSAKFLPGSGDKWIVSCAGDGMIHFTDLNRETGHGQFQFNCHAGTTYEVITTPGDPNTFLSCGEDGTVRLFDLRTKTKCLCRDCKEDILIDCGKAITSINLNPIMPYHLGVGCEDSTVRVFDRRALSSSSTNKMNGMFCQFRPDSLNGRTCRVTSLHYSPDGSELLVSYCADYVYLFTLRGSKQLRSTHDDDLEGGYSNGSNGHRNVPPLKRLRLRGDWSDTGPNARPESEHPSPENSLMQRMSDMFARWLEESFRAGQRHRARTSSSRSTSVSSTTSSSSMSSSPPSYMSSSSSESSGASGLFGEEPRWRWSRERNSEVPQSRKGVRVGESGGASVEMESESAASLDDANRTGQERLNVSSTKSVELIPHCEKEFESVPRTTESTTYVNDTMAAAAENNTGASETSTIAIESKDTENVPSSHRLSQQMDQSKVKDSHSNTLVKTKSKDSSSPATQETTRPSRTHADPTSQEEPRDERNPGVSGDEGVALPEHTSAATRIQRVYRLHKKAKSSTECEGKDLWIPEMTRVYKGHRNARTMIKEANFWGDDYVLSGSDCGRIFIWEKYSAELVMILQGDKHVVNCVQPHPYDPILASSGIDYDIKLWTPSAKEPMEPKDKDEIIGRNEKMLEESRDTITVPASFMIRMLASLNHARFGQRTQDDETDSDLSDD